One genomic region from Lycorma delicatula isolate Av1 chromosome 1, ASM4794821v1, whole genome shotgun sequence encodes:
- the LOC142317795 gene encoding uncharacterized protein LOC142317795: MQEYAQDAMSYVRHYGRPDLFITFTCNPAWDEIEQLLLPGQSHVDRHDIIARVFRQKLKSLMDYIVKHEVFGYVRCWMYSLDWQKRGLPHAHILIWLYDKITSDEIDDVICAEIPRADVDKDLHTVVIKNMIHRPCGIPNPNSPCMVDGKCSKQYPRAFAADTVTGDDGYPLYRRRSTENGGNSATIHMQNGDIDVDNRVVPYSSLLSKTYKAHVNVEYCNSVKSIKYICKYVNKGSDMAVFSVQSENSDRNAARDIDEIAQYQAGRYISSNEAAWRIFSFPMHKRNPAVVHLAVHLENGQRVYFTDSNVQQRALNTPGTTLTAFSTLSQEDAFARTLMY; the protein is encoded by the coding sequence ATGCAAGAATATGCTCAAGATGCAATGTCATATGTTCGTCATTACGGGCGTCCAGatttatttatcactttcacATGCAATCCAGCTTGGGACGAGATAGAGCAGCTGTTACTTCCTGGGCAATCACACGTGGATAGGCATGACATCATAGCACGTGTTTTCAGACAAAAGCTTAAGTCGCTGATGGATTACATTGTGAAACATGAAGTGTTTGGATATGTGCGCTGCTGGATGTATTCATTAGACTGGCAAAAGAGAGGATTGCCACATGCGCATATACTAATCTGGCTCTACGATAAAATAACTTCAGATGAAATCGACGATGTGATATGCGCTGAGATTCCACGGGCCGACGTCGATAAGGATTTGCATACAGTTGTTATCAAAAACATGATACATCGACCATGCGGTATACCAAATCCGAATTCACCATGCATGGTAGACGGGAAATGCTCTAAGCAATATCCTCGAGCCTTCGCAGCCGACACAGTTACAGGAGACGATGGATATCCTCTGTATAGGAGACGATCAACTGAAAATGGCGGAAATTCGGCAACTATACACATGCAAAATGGTGATATTGATGTAGACAACCGGGTTGTTCCATATTCGTCTCTGTTGTCAAAAACATACAAAGCCCACGTAAACGTAGAATATTGCAATTCCGTCAAATCAATTAAATACATCTGTAAGTATGTAAATAAAGGCAGCGATATGGCAGTTTTTAGTGTGCAATCAGAAAATAGTGACAGAAATGCAGCACGAGATATCGATGAAATTGCACAATACCAGGCTGGAAGATACATAAGCAGCAATGAGGCTGCATGGCGAATTTTTTCATTTCCCATGCATAAACGCAATCCAGCTGTGGTTCACTTAGCAGTACATTTAGAGAATGGACAGCGTGTTTATTTCACAGATTCAAATGTGCAACAAAGGGCCCTTAATACACCTGGTACAACTCTGACTGCTTTTTCCACCTTAAGCCAGGAAGACGCTTTCGCCAGAACATTGATGTATTAA